The DNA region CGgcaaacatgatgatgatgtctcTGAGCAGCAAGCAGCCCTTCTCCGCCATGGCGCACGCCAGCCTGCACGCCGAGGCCAAGTACTCCTCGCTGCACTCGGGCGCCGCCAACAACtccacgtcgtcgtcgtcgtcgtcggccaCCTCCAACGCGGTGTCGTCGTCCTCTTCGGCGTCCTCGGCTTCGTCCTCGTCGGCGTCCTCGTGCGCCTCCTCCCGCCACAGCAGCATCATCAGCACCAGCTCCGAAGCGATGCGGCGCGCGTGTCTCCCCACGCCGCCGGTATGTATATCTTATCAGCAACATCACGATTAAACCCCgcaccgcccccctccctccccgcgtgatgtttgaatgaattttgatgaccaattttttttggggtggaaatGTTCTAAAGTGGAGCGGAAGAAGGGGCTTGCCAATTCCCAACTGACAGCCGTCATGTGCGCGTTccgtttgcaattgcagagcaATATATTCGGCGGCTTGGACGAGAGTCTGCTGGCCCGGGCTGAGGCGCTCGCCGCGGTGGACATCGTCTCGCAGAGCAAGAGccacctccaccaccaccacccgccGCCGCACCACAGCCCCTTCAAGCCGGACGCCACCTACCACACCATGAACACGCTGCCGTGcacctcgtcgtcgtcgtcgtccgccTCGTCGGTGCCCATCTCGCACCCGTCCGCGCTCgggggaggaggcggcggcggcggaggcggcggaGGGGGCCACGGCCAcggccaccaccaccaccaccatcatcaccaccaccaccaccagccgcACCAGGCTCTGGAGGGCGACCTCCTGGAGCACATCACTCCGGGCCTGGCGCTGGGGGCCATGGCGGGGCCCGACGGCTCGGTGGTGTCCACGCCCGGCCACCCGGCGCACATGGCCGGCATGAACCACATGCACCAGGCGGCGCTGAGCATGGCGCACGCGCACGGGCTGCCGCCGCACATGGGCATGAGCGACGTGGACGCGGACCCGCGCGACCTGGAGGCCTTCGCCGAGCGCTTCAAGCAGCGGCGCATCAAGCTCGGCGTGACGCAGGCCGACGTGGGCTCGGCGCTGGCCTCCCTCAAGATCCCCGGCGTGGGCTCGCTGAGCCAGAGCACCATCTGCAGGTTCGAGTCCCTGACGCTGTCGCACAACAACATGATCGCGCTCAAGCCCATCCTGCAGGCGTGGCTGGAGGAGGCCGAGAAGTCGCACCGGGAGAAGCTCAACAAGCCCGAGCTCTTCAACGGCGCCGAGAAGAAGCGCAAGCGCACGTCCATCGCGGCGCCGGAGAAGCGCTCGCTGGAGGCCTACTTCGCCATCCAGCCCAGGCCCTCGTCGGAAAAGATCGCGGCCATCGCCGAGAAGCTGGACCTGAAGAAGAACGTGGTGCGCGTGTGGTTTTGCAACCAGCGGCAGAAACAGAAACGCATGAAGTACTCGGCCTGCGTTTGAATCCCCGCGCGACGACAAACTCGGGCGCTTTGTATCATAATTTcctatttcaaaaaaaaaaaaaaaaacccacgaacaaatacaacaaaaagcTCCCACtcctttttcatttctttgtgcataagaaggaccaaaaaaaaaaagaaaaaaaaaaagacggcgcGTGGAGGGAGAAGGAGCGCGTGGACACTAATTCCACCCCCCCCTCACCGTAACTGACGTGACCACAACGGAacgtggaaaaacaacaacaactgagaGCACTTGCTTTATTTAGGAGTCATTCATTTGCAGGGTCCGCGACATATGATgtgataatattaataattacgATGACTGCCAAATAATTCCTCTGTAAATGCATTATTTACACCCTCGTTTTCGTGTCTAAACGTGCAATTTAttcgttttttaaaatttatttatgtctttattttgggtggtggtggggggagagagaaaattggtgtgtgtggggggcggGAAATTCATCAAGGATCAGCAGGTTTGAGGAAATAATTTGAAGTGTTTACAACGCAGCGTGGGCCTGCTCCTTATGAACTATTTATGGAGTGAGGTCATGTTTACTTCATGATATATTTATTAGACCCCCCCCCATCATCACCATCgccccttcttctacatgttGTTTTTGAGCAAATCGTACAAATTTAGATgccctcctcacacacacatttaaggTGGTACAATCGATATAAATATATAGAGAGATATTATTTCACCCCCCCtccctatttatttatttgtataaatatACGCGTTGTTTTGCTTGTACGAATCACTTCGTTTGATTACTTTCAACTGATCGCTTTGTAGAATTGGGAAAGCGAAATGTAAATAATGTCGTCATCAATTGCACATTTTATTCTATTCGTACAGTCCACCCCCCTTCCCCGTGTATTTGCTGTTTCAGCTGAGGTATTTTCTGtacatgtttatttattcaaaacaaaacaaaacaaaaaaaaaagaactggttAAATTATTACCTTCCCcacttattatttattcatgttttcttttatttaataattgcGATGTGTTTCATTAAAGAACAAACTTTGCCGTTTGGAAGTTCAAAAAAACACACCCAGACATGCTAATGTTATTTTTGATTATTTATGAATTCATCTGTTTATTTATTGATAAGGTAGGAGGGGGAAACGCTTTACAGCAACACAGCAGTGTGTGCATGCACAACtcttaatataaaataaatacat from Syngnathoides biaculeatus isolate LvHL_M chromosome 9, ASM1980259v1, whole genome shotgun sequence includes:
- the pou4f2 gene encoding POU domain, class 4, transcription factor 2, whose product is MMMMSLSSKQPFSAMAHASLHAEAKYSSLHSGAANNSTSSSSSSATSNAVSSSSSASSASSSSASSCASSRHSSIISTSSEAMRRACLPTPPSNIFGGLDESLLARAEALAAVDIVSQSKSHLHHHHPPPHHSPFKPDATYHTMNTLPCTSSSSSSASSVPISHPSALGGGGGGGGGGGGGHGHGHHHHHHHHHHHHQPHQALEGDLLEHITPGLALGAMAGPDGSVVSTPGHPAHMAGMNHMHQAALSMAHAHGLPPHMGMSDVDADPRDLEAFAERFKQRRIKLGVTQADVGSALASLKIPGVGSLSQSTICRFESLTLSHNNMIALKPILQAWLEEAEKSHREKLNKPELFNGAEKKRKRTSIAAPEKRSLEAYFAIQPRPSSEKIAAIAEKLDLKKNVVRVWFCNQRQKQKRMKYSACV